In Pseudomonas sp. MTM4, one genomic interval encodes:
- a CDS encoding YeeE/YedE family protein gives MKLLSAFVAGLVFGLGLILSGMADPSKVIAFLDLAGPWDPSLAFVMGGAIAVASVGFYFASKRSRAVLGDIMRMPTATRIDRPLVLGSLAFGAGWGLAGYCPGPAVATLLSGRSEPLIFVLAMLAGMALYELQTRFSGKPQ, from the coding sequence ATGAAATTGCTGAGCGCCTTTGTAGCGGGGCTGGTTTTCGGCCTTGGCCTGATCCTGTCAGGGATGGCCGATCCGTCCAAAGTGATCGCCTTTCTCGATCTGGCCGGGCCGTGGGACCCCTCGCTCGCGTTCGTTATGGGCGGTGCGATTGCGGTCGCCAGTGTCGGGTTCTATTTCGCCTCCAAACGGTCCCGGGCGGTGCTGGGAGATATCATGCGAATGCCCACCGCCACCCGGATCGATCGCCCTCTTGTACTGGGCAGCCTGGCATTCGGAGCGGGATGGGGGCTGGCTGGCTATTGTCCGGGTCCGGCGGTCGCGACGCTTTTGAGTGGTCGGAGCGAACCCTTGATCTTTGTCCTCGCCATGTTGGCGGGTATGGCGCTCTACGAGTTGCAGACACGCTTCTCAGGGAAGCCGCAGTGA